A single region of the Silene latifolia isolate original U9 population chromosome 8, ASM4854445v1, whole genome shotgun sequence genome encodes:
- the LOC141596869 gene encoding phosphatidate phosphatase PAH2 isoform X2, with protein sequence MFAVGKIGSYISRGVYSVSGPFHPFGGAVDIVVVEQPDGTYKSSPWYVRFGKFQGVLKASEKVVTINVNGVDADFSMHLDHKGEAFFLREVEPEEGELERYATSGDETDVKTEFYRVHKSKSYNFDANRTDLVSELESSDGKSSPLNNSRRARLFGLAFGRRSIKENGFQDGEGGLGVDRVSSMERAEIAADLLDVRWTTNLKVGPPKLPPSKLEKFNKNNSFVSGDDTNKAYSSISGDGIESSDAEVPTPTNPLNYMGKMSLQETYMKVDFSSDKSHVPSRVDNGVITAGENARREFSEVPSLSSWNDSVEEQFTFSDLDDQKANKDVLLSPGHKDCLPRDASESSEDEVTETGVSDCKLVQVDSDSPSPKENLNRVYSPISISMPNIMFEGDGVSSYGDPERVGHSLDSNLEAIKIVNDVLVDSECNADQEQVESVQLDTDISRISEDIKKIISDPAVEVSLCRHLLSEGMGYEAAAVAFDAEKMDTDKFSSLGPDILKNDKLVVRIGGLYFPWDAALPIASAIGSQEKEKMLEPRGMIAVGQEDDRTPEGMQKSTNSQSGTWKIWPFLFKRSNSMQGKRVDSEHYSESPLVKVKDMDAARPKHSKRKIRAKAPTSEQLASLKLKEGKNEVTLTFSTAMLGKQQVDARIFLWKWNTRIVISDVDGTITKSDVLGQFMPLMGMDWSQTGVTHLFSAIKENGYQLLFLSARSISQACTTRQFLYNLKQDGKELPEGPVIISPDGLFPSLYREVIRRAPHEFKISCLEDIKVLFPPDQHPFYAGFGNRDTDELSYLRVGIPIGKIFIINPKGQIAVNRRVDTKSYTSLHSLVHGVFPPAPATEQEDYNSWNFWRLPPPDVI encoded by the exons ATGTTTGCTGTGGGGAAGATAGGGAGTTATATTAGCAGAGGGGTTTATTCTGTTTCTGGACCCTTTCACCCCTTTGGTGGTGCAGTAGATATAGTTGTGGTTGAGCAACCTGATGGTACTTATAAATCTTCTCCATGGTACGTTCGATTTGGCAAGTTTCAAGGGGTTTTAAAGGCTTCTGAGAAAGTTGTCACTATCAATGTCAACGGAGTGGATGCCgattttagcatgcatttggatcATAAGGGAGAAGCTTTTTTTCTCCGGGAGGTGGAACCGGAGGAAGGAGAGTTGGAGCGATATGCTACGTCTGGAGATGAAACAGATGTAAAGACTGAATTTTATAGAGTTCATAAATCTAAGAGCTATAATTTTGATGCTAATCGCACTGATCTGGTTTCTGAACTCGAATCAAGTGATGGGAAGAGTTCACCATTGAATAACAGCCGTCGAGCAAGGCTTTTTGGCCTTGCTTTTGGTAGGCGCTCAATTAAGGAAAACGGGTTTCAGGATGGAGAGGGTGGTCTTGGAGTGGACAGGGTGAGCTCTATGGAGCGCGCGGAGATTGCTGCTGACTTATTAGATGTAAGGTGGACAACTAACCTAAAAGTTGGTCCGCCCAAATTGCCTCCTTCAAAGTTGGAAAAGTTTAACAAGAATAACTCTTTCGTAAGTGGTGATGATACAAATAAGGCATATTCATCTATTTCAGGTGATGGCATTGAAAGCAGTGATGCCGAAGTTCCAACACCGACAAATCCACTAAACTATATGGGGAAAATGTCTTTGCAAGAAACATATATGAAAGTTGATTTCTCTTCAGATAAATCACATGTACCCAGTAGAGTTGATAATGGTGTTATCACTGCGGGCGAAAATGCTAGACGTGAATTTTCTGAGGTTCCTAGTCTATCCTCGTGGAATGATTCAGTGGAAGAGCAATTCACGTTTAGTGATCTTGATGATCAAAAGGCTAACAAAGATGTACTATTGTCACCCGGACATAAAGACTGTCTTCCTCGAGATGCCTCGGAAAGCAGTGAAGACGAGGTCACTGAAACTGGTGTTTCAGATTGCAAGCTTGTTCAAGTTGATAGTGATTCTCCAAGTCCTAAAGAGAATTTGAATAGGGTGTATAGTCCTATTAGCATTTCCATGCCCAACATAATGTTTGAGGGTGATGGCGTAAGTTCATATGGCGATCCTGAGCGCGTGGGACATTCTTTGGATTCGAACCTTGAAGCTATTAAAATAGTTAATGATGTGCTAGTTGATTCAGAGTGTAATGCAGATCAGGAACAAGTAGAAAGTGTACAGCTCGATACCGATATCTCACGTATCTCTGAGGACATAAAAAAGATCATTTCAGATCCTGCAGTTG AGGTATCTCTTTGCAGACACTTGTTATCTGAGGGGATGGGCTATGAAGCTGCTGCCGTTGCGTTTGATGCTGAAAAAATGGATACtgacaaattttcttctcttgGTCCTGATATTTTGAAAAATGATAAGCTTGTTGTCAGAATTGGTGGTCTCTATTTTCCATGGGATGCAGCTTTGCCTATTGCTTCTGCTATAGGTTCTCAGGAGAAGGAAAAAATGCTGGAACCCAGAGGTATGATAGCTGTTGGTCAAGAAGATGATAGAACCCCTGAAGGGATGCAAAAGTCTACTAATTCCCAAAGTGGGACCTGGAAAATTTGGCCTTTCTTGTTCAAGAGATCAAACAGTATGCAAGGCAAACGTGTAGACTCGGAGCATTATTCTGAGAGCCCTTTGGTCAAGGTCAAAGACATGGATGCTGCCCGGCCCAAACACTCAAAAAGGAAAATACGGGCAAAAGCTCCTACTTCTGAGCAACTGGCATCTCTGAAACTGAAAGAGGGCAAGAACGAGGTCACCTTGACATTTTCGACAGCAATGCTAGGGAAGCAGCAG GTTGATGCCAGAATATTTTTGTGGAAATGGAATACACGGATCGTGATATCAGATGTTGATGGGACCATTACTAA ATCGGATGTGCTTGGTCAGTTCATGCCTTTGATGGGAATGGATTGGTCACAGACGGGTGTGACTCATCTCTTTTCAGCTATTAAG GAAAATGGATATCAGCTGCTTTTTCTAAGTGCTCGATCCATTTCACAGGCCTGTACAACTAGGCAGTTCTTATACAATCTTAAACAG GATGGGAAAGAGCTACCAGAGGGTCCAGTCATAATTTCTCCTGATGGACTTTTTCCTTCATTATATCGAGAAG TAATTAGAAGAGCTCCACATGAATTCAAGATCTCATGCTTAGAG GATATTAAAGTGCTTTTTCCTCCGGATCAGCACCCATTCTATGCTGGTTTTGGAAATCGAGACACGGATGAACTCAGCTATCTTCGAGTTGGAATTCCGATAGGAAAAATCTTTATCATTAATCCCAAG GGTCAAATTGCGGTAAACCGCCGCGTGGATACAAAGTCATATACATCTCTTCATTCTCTTGTACATGGAGTGTTTCCACCAGCACCTGCAACTGAACAG GAGGATTACAACTCGTGGAATTTCTGGAGATTGCCACCTCCTGATGTCATTTGA
- the LOC141596869 gene encoding phosphatidate phosphatase PAH2 isoform X1, producing the protein MFAVGKIGSYISRGVYSVSGPFHPFGGAVDIVVVEQPDGTYKSSPWYVRFGKFQGVLKASEKVVTINVNGVDADFSMHLDHKGEAFFLREVEPEEGELERYATSGDETDVKTEFYRVHKSKSYNFDANRTDLVSELESSDGKSSPLNNSRRARLFGLAFGRRSIKENGFQDGEGGLGVDRVSSMERAEIAADLLDVRWTTNLKVGPPKLPPSKLEKFNKNNSFVSGDDTNKAYSSISGDGIESSDAEVPTPTNPLNYMGKMSLQETYMKVDFSSDKSHVPSRVDNGVITAGENARREFSEVPSLSSWNDSVEEQFTFSDLDDQKANKDVLLSPGHKDCLPRDASESSEDEVTETGVSDCKLVQVDSDSPSPKENLNRVYSPISISMPNIMFEGDGVSSYGDPERVGHSLDSNLEAIKIVNDVLVDSECNADQEQVESVQLDTDISRISEDIKKIISDPAVEVSLCRHLLSEGMGYEAAAVAFDAEKMDTDKFSSLGPDILKNDKLVVRIGGLYFPWDAALPIASAIGSQEKEKMLEPRGMIAVGQEDDRTPEGMQKSTNSQSGTWKIWPFLFKRSNSMQGKRVDSEHYSESPLVKVKDMDAARPKHSKRKIRAKAPTSEQLASLKLKEGKNEVTLTFSTAMLGKQQQVDARIFLWKWNTRIVISDVDGTITKSDVLGQFMPLMGMDWSQTGVTHLFSAIKENGYQLLFLSARSISQACTTRQFLYNLKQDGKELPEGPVIISPDGLFPSLYREVIRRAPHEFKISCLEDIKVLFPPDQHPFYAGFGNRDTDELSYLRVGIPIGKIFIINPKGQIAVNRRVDTKSYTSLHSLVHGVFPPAPATEQEDYNSWNFWRLPPPDVI; encoded by the exons ATGTTTGCTGTGGGGAAGATAGGGAGTTATATTAGCAGAGGGGTTTATTCTGTTTCTGGACCCTTTCACCCCTTTGGTGGTGCAGTAGATATAGTTGTGGTTGAGCAACCTGATGGTACTTATAAATCTTCTCCATGGTACGTTCGATTTGGCAAGTTTCAAGGGGTTTTAAAGGCTTCTGAGAAAGTTGTCACTATCAATGTCAACGGAGTGGATGCCgattttagcatgcatttggatcATAAGGGAGAAGCTTTTTTTCTCCGGGAGGTGGAACCGGAGGAAGGAGAGTTGGAGCGATATGCTACGTCTGGAGATGAAACAGATGTAAAGACTGAATTTTATAGAGTTCATAAATCTAAGAGCTATAATTTTGATGCTAATCGCACTGATCTGGTTTCTGAACTCGAATCAAGTGATGGGAAGAGTTCACCATTGAATAACAGCCGTCGAGCAAGGCTTTTTGGCCTTGCTTTTGGTAGGCGCTCAATTAAGGAAAACGGGTTTCAGGATGGAGAGGGTGGTCTTGGAGTGGACAGGGTGAGCTCTATGGAGCGCGCGGAGATTGCTGCTGACTTATTAGATGTAAGGTGGACAACTAACCTAAAAGTTGGTCCGCCCAAATTGCCTCCTTCAAAGTTGGAAAAGTTTAACAAGAATAACTCTTTCGTAAGTGGTGATGATACAAATAAGGCATATTCATCTATTTCAGGTGATGGCATTGAAAGCAGTGATGCCGAAGTTCCAACACCGACAAATCCACTAAACTATATGGGGAAAATGTCTTTGCAAGAAACATATATGAAAGTTGATTTCTCTTCAGATAAATCACATGTACCCAGTAGAGTTGATAATGGTGTTATCACTGCGGGCGAAAATGCTAGACGTGAATTTTCTGAGGTTCCTAGTCTATCCTCGTGGAATGATTCAGTGGAAGAGCAATTCACGTTTAGTGATCTTGATGATCAAAAGGCTAACAAAGATGTACTATTGTCACCCGGACATAAAGACTGTCTTCCTCGAGATGCCTCGGAAAGCAGTGAAGACGAGGTCACTGAAACTGGTGTTTCAGATTGCAAGCTTGTTCAAGTTGATAGTGATTCTCCAAGTCCTAAAGAGAATTTGAATAGGGTGTATAGTCCTATTAGCATTTCCATGCCCAACATAATGTTTGAGGGTGATGGCGTAAGTTCATATGGCGATCCTGAGCGCGTGGGACATTCTTTGGATTCGAACCTTGAAGCTATTAAAATAGTTAATGATGTGCTAGTTGATTCAGAGTGTAATGCAGATCAGGAACAAGTAGAAAGTGTACAGCTCGATACCGATATCTCACGTATCTCTGAGGACATAAAAAAGATCATTTCAGATCCTGCAGTTG AGGTATCTCTTTGCAGACACTTGTTATCTGAGGGGATGGGCTATGAAGCTGCTGCCGTTGCGTTTGATGCTGAAAAAATGGATACtgacaaattttcttctcttgGTCCTGATATTTTGAAAAATGATAAGCTTGTTGTCAGAATTGGTGGTCTCTATTTTCCATGGGATGCAGCTTTGCCTATTGCTTCTGCTATAGGTTCTCAGGAGAAGGAAAAAATGCTGGAACCCAGAGGTATGATAGCTGTTGGTCAAGAAGATGATAGAACCCCTGAAGGGATGCAAAAGTCTACTAATTCCCAAAGTGGGACCTGGAAAATTTGGCCTTTCTTGTTCAAGAGATCAAACAGTATGCAAGGCAAACGTGTAGACTCGGAGCATTATTCTGAGAGCCCTTTGGTCAAGGTCAAAGACATGGATGCTGCCCGGCCCAAACACTCAAAAAGGAAAATACGGGCAAAAGCTCCTACTTCTGAGCAACTGGCATCTCTGAAACTGAAAGAGGGCAAGAACGAGGTCACCTTGACATTTTCGACAGCAATGCTAGGGAAGCAGCAG CAGGTTGATGCCAGAATATTTTTGTGGAAATGGAATACACGGATCGTGATATCAGATGTTGATGGGACCATTACTAA ATCGGATGTGCTTGGTCAGTTCATGCCTTTGATGGGAATGGATTGGTCACAGACGGGTGTGACTCATCTCTTTTCAGCTATTAAG GAAAATGGATATCAGCTGCTTTTTCTAAGTGCTCGATCCATTTCACAGGCCTGTACAACTAGGCAGTTCTTATACAATCTTAAACAG GATGGGAAAGAGCTACCAGAGGGTCCAGTCATAATTTCTCCTGATGGACTTTTTCCTTCATTATATCGAGAAG TAATTAGAAGAGCTCCACATGAATTCAAGATCTCATGCTTAGAG GATATTAAAGTGCTTTTTCCTCCGGATCAGCACCCATTCTATGCTGGTTTTGGAAATCGAGACACGGATGAACTCAGCTATCTTCGAGTTGGAATTCCGATAGGAAAAATCTTTATCATTAATCCCAAG GGTCAAATTGCGGTAAACCGCCGCGTGGATACAAAGTCATATACATCTCTTCATTCTCTTGTACATGGAGTGTTTCCACCAGCACCTGCAACTGAACAG GAGGATTACAACTCGTGGAATTTCTGGAGATTGCCACCTCCTGATGTCATTTGA